In Eretmochelys imbricata isolate rEreImb1 chromosome 14, rEreImb1.hap1, whole genome shotgun sequence, a genomic segment contains:
- the CCDC42 gene encoding coiled-coil domain-containing protein 42, whose translation MATMEEEDLSEYFRMQYGQKLLKLLMKFPATEEQSPSPSIRLLEKKKEATLVHRAMEAQKEAFRTRMEALNNRWEELRAKEIQLKAYIKKFEQFIQENDLKRIRALKKANKEKELKKQRVKELAKAKLDMEVLKQEHQQLSNKLQQYSIFNKYLETVVEVSEFEEIREVIGRYKTLVGMHQDLMQSAQEGLEMIEQAKMRLSHYTEEKDDEILQHNNQLARLQMRFDHARSDVIVWESRWAHIQNTAAKKTLMLGTIKMATLNLFQSVSKQLKETLSVPVEDTHKQLDMIQQFIQDLSDIWAEVRKKDIQSRSMIVVVKDM comes from the exons ATGGCCACCATGGAGGAAGAGGACCTGTCGGAGTATTTCCGCATGCAGTATGGGCAGAAGCTCCTGAAGCTGCTGAT GAAATTCCCAGCGACGGAGGAGCAATCCCCATCACCATCCATTCGGCTGctggagaagaagaaagaggcCACGCTGGTGCACAGGGCTATGGAGGCTCAGAAGGAG GCTTTCCGGACGAGGATGGAAGCCCTGAATAACCGATGGGAGGAGCTCAGGGCCAAGGAGATTCAGCTGAAGGCTTATATAAAGAAATTTGAGCAGTTCATACAG GAAAATGACCTGAAGCGAATCAGGGCCCTGAAGAAAGCCAACAAGGAGAAAGAGCTGAAGAAACAGAGGGTGAAGGAGCTGGCCAAGGCCAAGCTGGACATGGAGGTCCTAAAACAGGAGcaccagcagctctccaacaaGCTGCAGCAGTATTCCATCTTCAACAAGTACCTGGAGACGGTGGTCGAGGTGTCGGAG TTTGAGGAGATACGGGAAGTCATTGGCCGGTACAAGACGCTGGTGGGCATGCACCAGGACCTCATGCAGTCGGCGCAGGAGGGGCTGGAGATGATCGAGCAGGCGAAGATGCGCCTGTCGCACTACACGGAGGAGAAGGACGACGAGATCCTGCAGCACAACAACCAGCTGGCGCGCCTGCAGATGCGCTTTGACCACGCCCGCAGTGATGTCATCGTCTGG GAGTCTCGCTGGGCCCACATTCAGAACACAGCCGCCAAGAAAACCCTCATGCTGGGCACCATCAAGATGGCCACCCTGAACCTCTTCCAGAGTGTGAGCAAGCAACTGAAGGAGACCTTGAGCGTGCCCGTGGAGGACACCCACAAGCAGCTGGACATG